CCTAAAAATGGTATTACGACAGTTTGCTCCGTACCTTGAAGACTGGGATCTGGAAATATGTGAAACTCATCATAACAAGAAAAAAGATGCCCCATCAGGTACGGCTATTTTGATGAGGGAGGTAACAGGGCGTAATTGCCCCACCCATTCTCTTCGAATGGGGGGAGTTCCTGGCGATCATTCCGCATTCTTTGCGAATGAGGGAGAAGTCCTTGAATTTACCCATCGCGCCCTTTCCCGTTCAGTTTTTGCCTTGGGAGCGTATCGTGCGGCCCAGTTTGTTGTTAACGCCGAGCCAGGATTTTATTCTTTCGAGGAGGTTATCGCATGCGCACCGAGGAAATCATCAAGCTTATAAAAGAATCAAAGAAGCGGACTCCTGCCAAGGCCTATCTTTCTGGAAACCTTGAGAAGTGTGTTTGGGGAGAGTTGACCTTTATTGGCAGCAACCATTTTGGCATGCTTATAGGCGACCACAAAGAAATAGAATTGGCCCTTTCTGCCAATGCGTCCCATATTGATGGGACTCATATTGAAGTGGAGGCACGAAATTCCGCTTTGCCCCTTGCGGATTTGACAAAATATGATGCTCGTATTGAGCCAGGAGCCATCATTCGCGATATGGTGGAAATAGGCAAGGGCGCAGTTGTGATGATGGGTGCCG
This region of Aminobacterium colombiense DSM 12261 genomic DNA includes:
- a CDS encoding 4-hydroxy-tetrahydrodipicolinate reductase codes for the protein MRYGLVGASGRMGQEIQKAFAEHTLCLTVDINGETCDDTPQVIVDFSNRMALPRTIELCRLHRAGLVVGTTAIVQEDIELLRKLGEEVPVVQSFNFSVGVNILKMVLRQFAPYLEDWDLEICETHHNKKKDAPSGTAILMREVTGRNCPTHSLRMGGVPGDHSAFFANEGEVLEFTHRALSRSVFALGAYRAAQFVVNAEPGFYSFEEVIACAPRKSSSL